The sequence below is a genomic window from Rhinoraja longicauda isolate Sanriku21f unplaced genomic scaffold, sRhiLon1.1 Scf001378, whole genome shotgun sequence.
CATCTGCCTTTGTTCCGCCCATCTTTGTAGCTGACCTATATCCACTGTATAATGTTGACAACCCAGTTACTTTTATATTTccataatctgtctacatatctgttcctctatctcccactAGTTATTTTGGCCTATAGCATAATTCCTTCAGAGCGATCAAGTGATTGCACTTTTCTTACTTTTGAGCTCTAATGGACGAGCCCTCCAGTGTGACCCTCTGAGTGCCACCTTCCCTCGCTCTGCATGTGACATTCTCCCTAATTGTAAAGTAACTCCCACCTCTTTTACGTCCCTCTCTATTAAAACGTCATGGCCACAACATCATGGTTCTACGCACTGATCCAGTCTCTAACTTCACAGGtgataaagaaaacaaaagtGAATGTCAATGCCAACAAAAGGGTGTTAGATATAGAGAAACCCTTTTGTCTTTGTCATCTGCGAACCATTCATATATCACCTGTATTCATCTATTACTTGCCATCTCTCCCGTCTAAGGATCtcgggacccaaaacgtcacccattccctctctccagagatgctgcatgtccagctgagttactccagcactttgtgtccatcttcagttaaaaccagcatctgcagttccttgctacaccatctcttttcatattcatatttcatatttttcatattattttatttatttttatctctTTTCCCTCTGCTTTCTCTACCCTACAATTactcagaagggtcccaacccaaaacgtccattcctctgcagatgctgcctgatcactgagttcctccagcactatgtgatttgttcaagattccagcatttgcagttccttgcatcaccAATGTAATGAAAGAAATGCCTTAACCACCAGGGATTTGTACTCATGCTTAAATCAAGCACCAATACACAATCACAGCGAGCCTTCCAACCTACCTGAAGATGGGATTGGCATTACTTGGTTCCCCTCCCCCTTGTGTACAGTAATGGTAATTTTGGACATTGCACAAGTATTTGCCACACTTCTCCACTTGTTTCATGCCCTGCTAGAGTTATGCAGGACGACTGAAATGCCGCATTCTTTACCTAGTGTGGAGGTTGACTGCTGCTGCTGAGGAGAAGGCTGAGTCTGGACTATCAGACAGGGTTGCACAGGTCTCTGAGGACTCCCAGAATATGTAGGGCCTGATACCAGAGGGGAACCATGCAACTCTGAGGATGGAAAAACAAGAATTCAGAACTGAGCAAGAATTACGACCCACCTCATTCTCTTCTCGTTCACACAGCCCAGAAAAAATAATCTAAATACAGGTAGCAAGAATTTTGATTTCCCCCAAAATAAAGCTCACTAAAATTTGGCTTTCTTAACACATCTCCTCTTGATTCAGGAAAGCTCACTGAGGAAGTGGCTGCGAGGAAGATAAAAAGCCTTGCTGTAAAGTGGGCTGGGAAGAGCTTTATCTATTAGCAGCATACGAGAATTTGTAGACAAGGAGTAAACACATCAACTGTGTAGAAATATGGGTGTTGGAAGTGGGGAAATATGGAAACCTTTCAGGAAGGCCTGTCTCATCCACCTTCGAGATCCATAAGTTATACCAATTACCTTCTGGCAAGCTTTCCATGAAATACATATCATTAGTCCATCAAGAGGTAAACTATGATATAGTATACAACCTCATCTAGAATGGTCGCAAATTCATAATCCTTCTACAAATAGTTAATTTGGGCATGCCGGCAGCCCAAAGGCTAAACAGCAGTCCGAGTCAGGGAAATATTGTCTACTGGTCAATTGTGGCATAATAGTGTAAAATTATACATGAACATATACATCAAAATACTCTCAGCGCTTACCTTGCTGTATTTGCTGATGCTGTGGGTAGCTTGGAGGATGCTGTGGATATTGGATGTAACCTGGAGGGCTCTGGGGAGCATATGGACTGGGTACAGGGCTGTTCTGTTGAGTTATGTATCTGTTGGTAGAACTTGACTGAGGTGGCGCAAACCGACTGTAGACAAATAGGAAACATTGTTTACCCAAATCTCCACATTTAGGCAGTTCATCTGCAGCAAAGATTGGCAAAATCAAATAGCAAGTAGTTTTGTCTTCATAAAGCAATAATGCACAAGGTTACAACCATTTCAAAGTTCCCTACTCAGTGCCAAATTATTCACTATGATTTCCTCTGCTATTTGCAACAAACCACTTTTGCATCATCTCTATTCACTGTATCAGTCTTTTAGCCATGGTTTCGTTTTCAACTGACTGACGAAGGATGCAGTGGTCTCTGCCGCAACGTTAAATTGGAAGAACCTGCTGTTCTCCTGAGAACAAAGATTGAGAAAATATTTCATTGAGAGCGTATATGATCAAGGACACAGCTAAATAAGTCAAAGAGAGAAAGAAGCCTCACTCATGACAAAATGTTCAAGAATCAGCAGACACAGATTCACTGCCTATATGGGGTGTCGAAAGAATCCAGAGATTTCTAAAGGGAGTAGGATAATCTGCAAGTAGCCAGCATTGACTCCACAACTGAAAGACCTATTCATGTACTCCAACAATTCTTTTGATTTACACGAACATACTTGTATTCCAAGTCCCAAAGTCAGCAATACTGAACTAGCTGTTAGATTACTTGCATGCCTATTTCACGCTAATCTACTCTCAACCTCTTCCAAAATAATTTCCCAGGATGACTGATATCAGCAGGGTATGCATCGCTATGAATACCATAAGTACAGCTTGCTTCAAAATAATATTACCCAAAGAAAGTGGCTGCATTTTAAACAGTTTCTATACTAGTCATAAACCACCTCTGAATTCTTCAATCAACACAAAACTTTTTTTTGTCTCAACTcattattaaaaataaacataCCTTAATTTTATCATAATCAAATTAAAACTACAGGAAGAAACAGGCCACTGCGCTTTTTCAGCGATTCTGCAATTCATCACAACTCCACTGATTTGTGACAGAACTCCAATAACTGCTTTCTCTCTAATACTTGGACTCAGTATTAGTCTCGGACAGTATTGGTCTCGGACTCAGTCCGGCAAGTTTCGTAAGTTCAATTTCAGTCACTAGTCTTTATAAAATGCTTTACGAGGTCCAAATAATTAACATCTACAGAAATCTACTTGACCACTACTTGAATTGcttttcaaaataaaatccaaCTTTATCAGGCCTAACTGGTTCTTGACAAATCCTGGCTCGGCTTCATTGATTAACTGAAATATCTCCATGCTTAACAATTTTttaaagtgcttgaggaactcagtgggtcagacagcatatgagaagggaaaaataaatcgACAGAAAAGGTTTCAAGTCAGTTTCCTTCATCTGAAGGGTCCAAACCAAAAACGTTGTCTGTCTGTacgtttccctctacagatgctgcctaacccactgttcctccagttctGA
It includes:
- the LOC144591660 gene encoding nipped-B-like protein, whose product is MGCRDESLVTQLVHSLSQVSTDHIELKDNLGSDDPEGDIPVLLQAVLARNPNVFREKSMQNRYGVQSGIMQQQIIQQYKLPQNSIHGSPASSTFQQSTISHSPSSRFAPPQSSSTNRYITQQNSPVPSPYAPQSPPGYIQYPQHPPSYPQHQQIQQELHGSPLVSGPTYSGSPQRPVQPCLIVQTQPSPQQQQSTSTLGKECGISVVLHNSSRA